One window of the Populus trichocarpa isolate Nisqually-1 chromosome 9, P.trichocarpa_v4.1, whole genome shotgun sequence genome contains the following:
- the LOC7496469 gene encoding aspartic proteinase 36 isoform X1, protein MGAAPFPAGILIAAVVFHATVVLSSFPATFHLERGITANYKLKLSKLKERDRVRHGRMLQSSGVGVVDFPVQGTFDPFLVGLYYTRLQLGTPPRDFYVQIDTGSDVLWVSCGSCNGCPVNSGLHIPLNFFDPGSSPTASLISCSDQRCSLGLQSSDSVCSAQNNLCGYNFQYGDGSGTSGYYVSDLLHFDTVLGGSVMNNSSAPIVFGCSALQTGDLTKSDRAVDGIFGFGQQDMSVVSQLASQGISPRAFSHCLKGDDSGGGILVLGEIVEPNIVYTPLVPSQPHYNLNMQSISVNGQTLAIDPTVFGTSSSQGTIIDSGTTLAYLAEAAYDPFISAITSIVSPSVRPYLSKGNHCYLISSSINDIFPQVSLNFAGGASMILIPQDYLIQQSSIGGAALWCIGFQKIQGQGITILGDLVLKDKIFVYDIANQRIGWANYDCSMSVNVSTAIDTGKSEFVNAGTLSNNGSPKNMPHKLTPVTMMSFLLHMLLLSCYMFL, encoded by the exons atgggAGCTGCGCCTTTTCCCGCGGGAATCCTAATCGCTGCTGTAGTGTTTCATGCTACGGTGGTTCTGTCTTCTTTTCCGGCCACTTTTCATCTGGAAAGAGGGATTACGGCGAACTATAAACTGAAACTGAGTAAACTTAAAGAGCGAGACAGAGTGAGGCATGGCAGAATGTTGCAGTCTTCAGGAGTTGGTGTTGTTGATTTCCCTGTTCAAGGCACCTTTGATCCTTTCCTCGTTGG GCTTTATTATACAAGACTACAATTGGGTACTCCTCCAAGAGATTTCTATGTACAAATAGATACTGGAAGTGATGTTTTGTGGGTTAGTTGTGGCTCCTGCAATGGTTGTCCTGTTAACAGTGGACTTCAT ATTCCTCTCAATTTCTTTGATCCTGGAAGCTCACCAACAGCTTCGTTGATATCTTGTTCAGACCAAAGATGTAGTCTTGGACTTCAATCCTCAGATTCTGTCTGTTCTGCTCAAAATAATCTGTGTGGTTACAACTTCCAGTATGGTGATGGCAGTGGCACATCAGGATATTATGTATCGGATTTGTTGCACTTTGACACCGTTCTTGGTGGGTCTGTGATGAATAATTCTTCAGCTCCTATTGTATTCGG ATGTAGCGCATTACAGACTGGGGACTTGACAAAGTCAGATAGAGCAGTTGATGGGATATTTGGGTTTGGACAACAAGACATGTCTGTTGTCTCTCAACTAGCTTCACAAGGAATATCACCAAGAGCGTTTTCTCACTGCCTGAAAGGAGATGATTCTGGTGGTGGTATATTGGTTCTTGGAGAAATTGTGGAGCCAAACATCGTTTATACCCCACTTGTCCCATCACA GCCTCATTATAATTTGAATATGCAGAGCATTTCTgtcaatggccaaactttaGCCATTGATCCAACAGTTTTTGGAACATCAAGCAGCCAAGGAACTATAATTGATTCTGGAACAACCTTGGCATATCTAGCAGAAGCAGCTTATGATCCTTTTATTAGTGCT ATAACATCTATTGTTTCACCATCTGTGCGCCCATATCTTTCCAAGGGAAATCACTGTTATTTAATTTCCTCCAG TATCAATGACATATTTCCTCAAGTGAGTTTGAACTTTGCTGGTGGTGCATCCATGATTTTAATTCCCCAGGACTACCTTATTCAGCAAAGTTCTATT GGTGGTGCTGCGTTGTGGTGCATTGGCTTTCAGAAAATTCAGGGTCAAGGGATAACAATCTTAGGAG ATCTTGTTCTAAAAGACAAAATCTTTGTTTATGATATTGCTAATCAACGGATTGGATGGGCTAATTATGACT GCTCAATGTCAGTAAATGTGTCTACTGCCATAGATACTGGCAAAAGCGAATTTGTCAATGCTGGGACACTGAGCAATAACGGTTCACCAAAAAACATGCCTCACAAACTGACACCGGTGACTATGATGTCATTCCTTCTACATATGCTATTGCTCAGCTGTTACATGTTTTTGTAG
- the LOC7496469 gene encoding aspartic proteinase 36 isoform X2: MLQSSGVGVVDFPVQGTFDPFLVGLYYTRLQLGTPPRDFYVQIDTGSDVLWVSCGSCNGCPVNSGLHIPLNFFDPGSSPTASLISCSDQRCSLGLQSSDSVCSAQNNLCGYNFQYGDGSGTSGYYVSDLLHFDTVLGGSVMNNSSAPIVFGCSALQTGDLTKSDRAVDGIFGFGQQDMSVVSQLASQGISPRAFSHCLKGDDSGGGILVLGEIVEPNIVYTPLVPSQPHYNLNMQSISVNGQTLAIDPTVFGTSSSQGTIIDSGTTLAYLAEAAYDPFISAITSIVSPSVRPYLSKGNHCYLISSSINDIFPQVSLNFAGGASMILIPQDYLIQQSSIGGAALWCIGFQKIQGQGITILGDLVLKDKIFVYDIANQRIGWANYDCSMSVNVSTAIDTGKSEFVNAGTLSNNGSPKNMPHKLTPVTMMSFLLHMLLLSCYMFL, encoded by the exons ATGTTGCAGTCTTCAGGAGTTGGTGTTGTTGATTTCCCTGTTCAAGGCACCTTTGATCCTTTCCTCGTTGG GCTTTATTATACAAGACTACAATTGGGTACTCCTCCAAGAGATTTCTATGTACAAATAGATACTGGAAGTGATGTTTTGTGGGTTAGTTGTGGCTCCTGCAATGGTTGTCCTGTTAACAGTGGACTTCAT ATTCCTCTCAATTTCTTTGATCCTGGAAGCTCACCAACAGCTTCGTTGATATCTTGTTCAGACCAAAGATGTAGTCTTGGACTTCAATCCTCAGATTCTGTCTGTTCTGCTCAAAATAATCTGTGTGGTTACAACTTCCAGTATGGTGATGGCAGTGGCACATCAGGATATTATGTATCGGATTTGTTGCACTTTGACACCGTTCTTGGTGGGTCTGTGATGAATAATTCTTCAGCTCCTATTGTATTCGG ATGTAGCGCATTACAGACTGGGGACTTGACAAAGTCAGATAGAGCAGTTGATGGGATATTTGGGTTTGGACAACAAGACATGTCTGTTGTCTCTCAACTAGCTTCACAAGGAATATCACCAAGAGCGTTTTCTCACTGCCTGAAAGGAGATGATTCTGGTGGTGGTATATTGGTTCTTGGAGAAATTGTGGAGCCAAACATCGTTTATACCCCACTTGTCCCATCACA GCCTCATTATAATTTGAATATGCAGAGCATTTCTgtcaatggccaaactttaGCCATTGATCCAACAGTTTTTGGAACATCAAGCAGCCAAGGAACTATAATTGATTCTGGAACAACCTTGGCATATCTAGCAGAAGCAGCTTATGATCCTTTTATTAGTGCT ATAACATCTATTGTTTCACCATCTGTGCGCCCATATCTTTCCAAGGGAAATCACTGTTATTTAATTTCCTCCAG TATCAATGACATATTTCCTCAAGTGAGTTTGAACTTTGCTGGTGGTGCATCCATGATTTTAATTCCCCAGGACTACCTTATTCAGCAAAGTTCTATT GGTGGTGCTGCGTTGTGGTGCATTGGCTTTCAGAAAATTCAGGGTCAAGGGATAACAATCTTAGGAG ATCTTGTTCTAAAAGACAAAATCTTTGTTTATGATATTGCTAATCAACGGATTGGATGGGCTAATTATGACT GCTCAATGTCAGTAAATGTGTCTACTGCCATAGATACTGGCAAAAGCGAATTTGTCAATGCTGGGACACTGAGCAATAACGGTTCACCAAAAAACATGCCTCACAAACTGACACCGGTGACTATGATGTCATTCCTTCTACATATGCTATTGCTCAGCTGTTACATGTTTTTGTAG